TATCACGCGTTTGTGCTCGCGAGGTAACATGACACGCTCGAATGACAGAAAAATAACTATTTAATTACAAAAACATGACAACCAGGCGTCAGGAAAATGTCGGCAGGATGATAGTCAGGTGAATGAAAAATGGCGGGAAAAGTAAAAGGGCTTCCCTGCAAACAGAGAAGCCCTTTAAACGGCGCTCGGGGAATATGCCACGACGCTATCACCACCTGAAAGGCAGGGATTGCTCCCTGCCCCAGGTTGCTACTTACCGGATTCGTAAGCCATTAAAGCCGCCACCTCCCTGTCTGTATCCTTGTAGCGAATTTCGCACAGCGATTTCCGCGTCAGGTAAGTGAATATCAGCAGTGTGAAACACAGGATAAACACGCACCAGATAAAGGTCTGCGGTAACTTCATAGCCTGCAACTCCTTGCCTTTCAGCGGGTAAGAGGCTACGCTGATGTTGTCTGACATGTTGGTAGCCTCGGGTTAATTGAAAAATTGACTCGGGGCTTTCTTCTTTCTGCCACACAGCTTTCTATGAATGCTCATGAGGCAAAAAGCCTCAAGCGCCGCCCGCATCATATCCCAATAAACCGCCAGGCTGCATTGCTGAACCTCGTTTTTAAGATAAAAACCGATCGTATATATTACTGTTTTCACTAATAAAAAAGGGCTTCTCCGCGATCAGAGAAGCCCTTTAAACGGCGCTCGGGGACTATGCCACGACGCTATCACCACCTGAAAGGCATGTATTGCTCCCTGCACCCGGTTGCTACTTAGCGGATTCGTAATCCATTAAAGCCGACACCTCCCTGTCTGTATCCTTGTAGCGAATTTCGCACAGCGATTTCCGCGTCAGGTAAGTGAATATCAGCAGTGTGAAACACAGGATAAACACGCACCAGATAAAGGTCTGCGGTAGCTTCATAGCCTGCAACTCCTTGCCTTCCGGCGGGTAAGAAGCTACGCTGATGCTGTCTGGGCATACGGGTAGCCTCGGGTTAATTGAAAAATTGACTCGGGGCTTTCTTCGTTCTGCCACACAGCTTTCTACGAATGCTCATGAGGCAAAAAGCCTCAAGCGCCGCCCGCATCATATCCCATTAAACCGCCAGGCTGCATTGTTGAACCTCGTTTTTAAGACAAAAAACCGGTCCTTGCGAGACCGGTTTAATTGCTATTACATCAACGAGTTACCCGCCAAGATAAGCGCTGCGCACCGCTTCGTTCGCCAATAGCGCTTCGCCGGTATCTTCCAGCACCACGTGACCGTTTTCCAGCACATAGCCGCGGTCGGCAAGCTTCAGCGCCTGGTTGGCGTTCTGCTCTACCAGGAAGATGGTCATCCCTTCTTTGCGCAACTGCTCAATGGTGTCGAAAATCTGCTGAATGATGATGGGCGCAAGACCAAGCGACGGTTCATCGAGCAGCAACAAACGCGGCTGGCTCATTAACGCGCGGCCAATCGCCAGCATCTGCTGTTCGCCGCCGGACATCGTTCCTGCGCGCTGAATGCGGCGCTCGTGCAGACGCGGAAACAGCTCGTAAACCCATTTGATGCGAGATTGATACTGATCGCGGTCGGCAAAGAAACCGCCCATCGCCAGGTTCTCTTCCACGGTCATGCGCGAGAACACGCGGCGGCCTTCCGGCACAATCGCCACCGCTTCACGCATGATTTTCGCGGTTTGCCAGTCGGTAATGTCTTTACCATCAAACACAATGCGCCCGCTGGTGGCGCGCGGATCACCACACAGCGTACCGAGCAGCGTCGTTTTCCCCGCGCCGTTCGCGCCAATCAGGGTGACAATTTCGCCCTGATTAATGTGCAAGCTGACATCGTGCAGCGCCTGGATCTTGCCGTAGTGAGCGTTGACTTTGTCAAAAGATAACATCACTTTTTCCATCTTATGCCTCACCCAGGTATGCCCGAATGACGTCCGGGTTGTTACGAATCTCTTCCGGCGTCCCGTTCGCCAGCGGCGTGCCCTGGTTCACCACATAAATCCGGTCAGAAATGCCCATCACCAGTTTCATATCATGCTCAATCAGCAGGATGGTGGTGTTGTGATGGTTACGTAACTCGACGATCAGCTCGTCCAGCTCTTTGGTTTCTTTCGGATTTAACCCTGCCGCCGGTTCATCCAGCATCAGGATCTCCGGCTGCGTCACCATGCAGCGGACAATCTCAAGGCGACGCTGGTCACCGTAAGCCAGGTTACTGGCCTGGCGGTTAGCGTGTGCTAACAAACCAATCCTCTCCAGCCAGGTCGCGGCGCGATCCAGCGCTTCGCTCTGCGCACGGCGAAAGGCCGGGGTTTTCAGCAATCCGGAAAAAACGCCGGTTTTTAACTGCTGATGTTGCGCGACCAGGAGGTTTTCAATCACCGTCATTTCACGGAATAGCCGCACGTGCTGGAAGGTTCGCACTACGCCCATGCGCGCGATTTGCTGACCCGGCAGCCCTTCGAGATGCTGGTCACGCAGCATAATGGTGCCGCCGGTGGGTTTATAAAAACCGGTCAGGCAGTTGAACACCGTGGTTTTCCCCGCGCCGTTCGGGCCAATCAGCGAGACAATCTCCTGCGCCTTAAGCTCCAGCGAGACATCGTTCACAGCCAGCAGACCACCAAAACGCATCATCAGGCCGTTTACGGATAACAGTGGCTGACTCATGCCTGCTCTCCTTTCGCTTGCCCGTTTTTCAATTTCAACTGCGGACGGGTCATCGGCAGCAAGCCTTGCGGACGCCAGATCATCATCAGTACCATCAAACCACCCAGCATTAACATGCTGTATTCATTGAAATCACGCATCAGTTCACGGGAAACCACCAGCAGAATTGCGGCGAGGATCACCGCAAACTGCGATCCCATACCGCCCAACACCACAATCGCCAGCACAAAGGCAGATTCAGCGAAGGTGAAGGATTCCGGGCTGACAAAGCCCTGGCGCGCAGCAAACAGCGTTCCGGCAAAACCGGCGAACGCGGCGCTGATGGTGAACGCCGTCAGCTTGATGCGCGTCGGGTTCAGACCCAGGGAACGACAGGCAATTTCATCTTCGCGCA
The nucleotide sequence above comes from Kosakonia sp. H02. Encoded proteins:
- the livG gene encoding high-affinity branched-chain amino acid ABC transporter ATP-binding protein LivG; the protein is MSQPLLSVNGLMMRFGGLLAVNDVSLELKAQEIVSLIGPNGAGKTTVFNCLTGFYKPTGGTIMLRDQHLEGLPGQQIARMGVVRTFQHVRLFREMTVIENLLVAQHQQLKTGVFSGLLKTPAFRRAQSEALDRAATWLERIGLLAHANRQASNLAYGDQRRLEIVRCMVTQPEILMLDEPAAGLNPKETKELDELIVELRNHHNTTILLIEHDMKLVMGISDRIYVVNQGTPLANGTPEEIRNNPDVIRAYLGEA
- a CDS encoding type I toxin-antitoxin system Hok family toxin, translated to MFILCFTLLIFTYLTRKSLCEIRYKDTDREVSALMDYESAK
- a CDS encoding type I toxin-antitoxin system Hok family toxin; amino-acid sequence: MFILCFTLLIFTYLTRKSLCEIRYKDTDREVAALMAYESGK
- the livF gene encoding high-affinity branched-chain amino acid ABC transporter ATP-binding protein LivF produces the protein MEKVMLSFDKVNAHYGKIQALHDVSLHINQGEIVTLIGANGAGKTTLLGTLCGDPRATSGRIVFDGKDITDWQTAKIMREAVAIVPEGRRVFSRMTVEENLAMGGFFADRDQYQSRIKWVYELFPRLHERRIQRAGTMSGGEQQMLAIGRALMSQPRLLLLDEPSLGLAPIIIQQIFDTIEQLRKEGMTIFLVEQNANQALKLADRGYVLENGHVVLEDTGEALLANEAVRSAYLGG